The Bradyrhizobium sp. WBAH42 genome includes a window with the following:
- the glnA gene encoding type I glutamate--ammonia ligase, whose translation MKTAKDVLKSIKDNDVKYVDLRFTDPRGKWQHVTFDVSMIDEDIFAEGTMFDGSSIAGWKAINESDMCLMPDPVTATIDPFFAETTMVITCDVLEPTTGEPYNRDPRGIAKKAEAMVKSMGVGDAVFVGPEAEFFVFDDVRFSSSPYNTGFRLDSSELPTNTDTEYEGGNLGHRIRTKAGYFPVPPQDSVQDMRSEMLGAMAKMGVKVEKHHHEVASAQHELGMKFDTLTLMADHLQIYKYCIHQVAHIYGKTATFMPKPVYGDNGSGMHVHQSIWKDGKPVFAGNKYADLSETCLHYIGGIIKHAKAINAFTNPSTNSYKRLVPGYEAPVLLAYSARNRSASCRIPYTASPKAKRVEVRFPDPLANPYLGFAAMLMAGLDGIKNKIDPGPAMDKDLYDLPKEELKQIPTVCGSLREALENLDKDRAFLKAGGVFDDDFIDAYIELKMTEVERFEMTPHPIEFDMYYSG comes from the coding sequence ATGAAGACCGCCAAAGACGTCCTGAAATCGATCAAGGACAACGACGTGAAGTACGTCGACCTGCGCTTCACCGATCCGCGCGGCAAGTGGCAGCACGTCACGTTCGACGTCAGCATGATCGATGAAGACATCTTCGCCGAAGGGACGATGTTCGACGGCTCCTCGATCGCCGGCTGGAAGGCGATCAACGAGTCCGACATGTGCCTGATGCCCGATCCGGTGACCGCGACGATCGATCCGTTCTTCGCCGAGACCACCATGGTCATCACCTGCGACGTGCTCGAGCCGACCACCGGCGAGCCCTACAATCGCGACCCCCGCGGCATCGCCAAGAAGGCCGAGGCGATGGTGAAGTCGATGGGCGTGGGCGACGCCGTGTTCGTCGGCCCCGAAGCGGAGTTCTTCGTGTTCGACGACGTGCGCTTCTCCTCCTCCCCCTACAACACCGGCTTCCGCCTCGACTCCTCGGAACTGCCGACCAACACCGACACGGAATATGAAGGCGGCAACCTCGGCCACCGCATCCGCACCAAGGCCGGCTACTTCCCCGTCCCGCCGCAGGACTCCGTGCAGGACATGCGCTCCGAGATGTTAGGGGCCATGGCCAAGATGGGCGTCAAGGTCGAGAAGCATCACCACGAGGTCGCTTCCGCCCAGCACGAGCTCGGCATGAAGTTCGACACGCTGACGCTGATGGCCGACCACCTGCAGATCTACAAATACTGCATCCATCAGGTCGCCCACATCTACGGCAAGACCGCCACCTTCATGCCGAAGCCGGTCTACGGCGACAACGGCTCGGGCATGCACGTGCACCAGTCGATCTGGAAGGACGGCAAGCCGGTGTTCGCCGGCAACAAGTATGCCGACCTGTCGGAGACCTGCCTCCACTATATCGGCGGCATCATCAAGCACGCCAAGGCGATCAACGCCTTCACCAACCCGTCGACCAATTCGTACAAGCGTCTGGTCCCGGGCTATGAGGCCCCCGTGCTGCTCGCCTATTCCGCGCGCAACCGCTCGGCCTCCTGCCGCATCCCCTACACCGCTTCGCCCAAGGCCAAGCGCGTCGAGGTCCGCTTCCCCGATCCGCTCGCCAATCCCTATCTCGGCTTCGCCGCGATGCTGATGGCCGGCCTCGACGGCATCAAGAACAAGATCGATCCGGGTCCGGCGATGGACAAGGACCTCTACGATCTGCCGAAGGAAGAGCTGAAGCAGATCCCGACGGTGTGCGGCTCGCTTCGCGAGGCGCTCGAAAACCTCGACAAGGACCGCGCCTTCCTCAAGGCCGGCGGCGTGTTCGACGACGACTTCATCGACGCCTATATCGAGCTGAAGATGACCGAGGTCGAGCGCTTCGAGATGACCCCGCACCCGATCGAGTTCGACATGTACTATTCGGGCTGA
- a CDS encoding helix-turn-helix domain-containing protein: MSEIAHQSGFNDISYFNRSFRRAYGASPSDIRMRK, translated from the coding sequence ATCAGCGAAATCGCACACCAGTCAGGGTTCAACGACATCTCGTACTTCAACCGCAGCTTTCGGCGTGCTTACGGTGCGTCCCCGTCCGATATTCGCATGCGCAAGTGA
- a CDS encoding outer membrane protein, with protein MAITGRFLSTAAFGLALTQAASAADLPVKAVALAPAAVDWSGVYVGVHAGYGGGMKDWCNVFGPNNDYAASGFLAGGQIGINKQIASLVFGLELDGSWANIRGSQNMRVEEPFFIDTTATVTSRIEALATAAGRVGLAADRWLVFAKGGIAGTWEKHSSNAASNDFFAGTASSSFSGNEYRWAPMIGLGAEYALEGNWSVKAEYDYLHFGTRSVRMSGSSTALPTPFSVDVPITQDSIHLIKVGANYRIADPAVDPKYPPVRAVPGTNWTGGFVGVQGGYGFGREWRSQAPAPLPGSGSFDVSGWLGGFDGGVNVQSGVFVLGVEGEWMWTGIKGSRSSTFPLGGSMVTSGLNTSTDWLAIASGRAGFVVGDRLLVYGKAGLALANENHAMNGVEVFGALSESLAASGKALHSGAVIGTGLEYALAGNWSVKGEYNYIRMLNQQTSQSGTYSQPLWAPAAAAVNSAITQDLQLFKLGVNYHFNPLPGAITARY; from the coding sequence ATGGCAATCACGGGAAGATTTCTTTCGACCGCTGCGTTCGGTCTTGCACTGACGCAGGCGGCCTCAGCCGCGGATCTGCCCGTCAAGGCAGTTGCGCTTGCGCCAGCCGCTGTCGACTGGAGCGGCGTCTATGTCGGCGTGCATGCCGGCTATGGTGGCGGCATGAAGGACTGGTGTAACGTGTTTGGACCGAACAATGATTATGCCGCGAGCGGCTTCCTCGCGGGCGGACAGATCGGCATCAACAAGCAGATCGCAAGTCTGGTTTTCGGTCTTGAGCTGGACGGGTCATGGGCCAATATCCGCGGCTCTCAGAACATGCGCGTTGAAGAGCCGTTCTTCATCGATACGACCGCCACGGTCACATCGAGGATCGAGGCATTGGCAACGGCGGCGGGCCGCGTCGGCTTGGCGGCCGACCGCTGGCTGGTGTTCGCAAAGGGTGGCATCGCCGGCACGTGGGAAAAGCACAGTAGCAATGCAGCGAGCAACGACTTCTTCGCCGGCACCGCGTCATCGAGCTTCAGCGGGAATGAATACCGTTGGGCACCGATGATCGGCCTTGGCGCCGAATATGCATTGGAGGGGAATTGGTCGGTCAAAGCCGAATACGACTACTTGCATTTCGGCACGCGGTCGGTGCGGATGAGCGGTAGCTCCACAGCTCTCCCGACTCCTTTCTCGGTTGATGTACCGATCACGCAGGATTCCATCCATCTGATCAAGGTGGGCGCGAACTACCGAATTGCTGATCCTGCGGTCGATCCCAAATATCCGCCCGTCAGGGCGGTGCCCGGCACGAACTGGACCGGCGGCTTTGTCGGCGTGCAGGGTGGCTATGGCTTTGGTCGCGAGTGGCGGAGCCAAGCTCCCGCACCCCTGCCGGGCAGTGGCAGTTTTGATGTCAGCGGATGGCTTGGAGGCTTTGACGGCGGCGTCAACGTTCAGTCCGGCGTGTTTGTGCTCGGCGTGGAAGGCGAATGGATGTGGACGGGTATCAAGGGCAGCCGATCCTCCACGTTCCCGTTGGGCGGATCGATGGTAACGTCCGGTCTGAACACCTCGACCGACTGGCTTGCGATCGCCAGCGGCCGCGCCGGCTTTGTCGTCGGCGATCGCCTGCTTGTCTATGGCAAGGCTGGTCTTGCGCTCGCCAATGAAAACCACGCAATGAATGGCGTAGAAGTCTTTGGAGCCCTCAGCGAATCTCTCGCAGCCAGCGGCAAGGCCCTACACTCAGGCGCCGTGATCGGAACCGGGCTTGAATATGCATTGGCGGGCAATTGGTCGGTCAAAGGCGAGTACAACTACATCCGCATGCTCAACCAGCAGACGAGTCAGAGCGGCACTTACAGTCAGCCCCTGTGGGCCCCGGCAGCGGCCGCGGTCAACAGCGCGATCACGCAGGATCTGCAGCTGTTCAAGCTAGGCGTGAACTATCACTTCAATCCGCTGCCCGGAGCCATCACCGCACGCTACTGA
- a CDS encoding slipin family protein translates to MMLEYLTYAALALLVIVFLSQAIRILREYERGVVFTLGRFTGVKGPGLILLVPIVQQLVKVDLRVMVQVVPPQDVISRDNVSVKVNAVLYFRIVDPERAIIKVGDYMAATSQLAQTTLRSVLGKHELDEMLAERDRLNADIQEILDKQTDVWGIKVTGIEIKDVDINETMVRAIAKQAEAERLRRAKVINAMGEQQAAEKLVEAGRILAQEPQAMQLRYFAALHDIAGERSSTVVFPLPTGLLDHLMPRPNNP, encoded by the coding sequence ATGATGCTGGAATATCTGACGTATGCGGCGCTTGCGCTGCTTGTCATCGTGTTTCTATCCCAGGCTATTCGAATCCTGCGCGAGTACGAGCGCGGCGTCGTCTTCACGCTCGGCCGCTTTACCGGTGTGAAGGGCCCAGGCCTCATCCTGCTCGTCCCGATCGTGCAGCAACTCGTCAAGGTCGATCTGCGGGTGATGGTGCAGGTGGTGCCGCCGCAGGACGTAATTTCGCGCGACAACGTCTCCGTCAAGGTCAACGCCGTCCTGTACTTCCGCATCGTCGACCCCGAGCGCGCCATCATCAAGGTCGGTGACTACATGGCGGCGACCAGCCAGCTCGCCCAGACCACGTTGCGTTCGGTGCTCGGCAAGCACGAGCTCGACGAGATGCTTGCCGAGCGCGACAGGTTGAACGCCGATATCCAGGAGATTCTCGACAAGCAGACCGACGTCTGGGGCATCAAGGTCACCGGCATAGAGATCAAGGACGTCGATATCAACGAAACCATGGTTCGCGCGATTGCCAAACAGGCCGAGGCGGAGCGCCTGCGGCGGGCCAAGGTGATCAATGCGATGGGCGAGCAGCAGGCCGCCGAAAAGCTCGTCGAAGCCGGCCGGATACTGGCGCAGGAGCCTCAGGCAATGCAGCTGCGTTACTTCGCGGCTCTGCACGACATCGCCGGTGAACGCTCGTCGACAGTGGTGTTTCCGCTCCCCACCGGCCTGCTCGACCATTTGATGCCGCGACCTAACAACCCGTAA
- a CDS encoding nodulation protein NfeD — MQTMKAALVAAITVVALICCLLPSSAEESKRVALVVSIDGAIGPASASYVREALASASERRAEVVLLRMNTPGGLNSSMREIIADVLASPVPVIGYVAPSGAHAASAGTYILYATHIAAMAPGTNIGAATPVQIGGPLPGLPSGTPDKDGKDKKHEPKDAMTAKATNDAVAFIRSLAELRNRNVDWAEKAVREAATLSANGALEAHAIDLVARDQAELLRQVDGRVVELAGGRTQRLATKDAVVEAVEPGRISRFLAVITDPNVAFILLMVGIYGLIFEFMSPGAVAPGVVGAICLLIGLYALNLLPINYAGLALMLVGLVLLTVEAFNPTVVVGFGGIIAFVLGAMMLFRSEAPGYQLSWWVIGVTAVVFSGFALVVLGSLRRVRKAPALVGAQAMRGLPAEVLDWNGNEGHVFAHGERWQARGAETFKPGETVEVANVVDLTLLIRRTPARTGEGGPS, encoded by the coding sequence GTGCAGACCATGAAGGCGGCCCTCGTTGCGGCGATCACCGTCGTGGCTTTGATCTGCTGCCTCCTTCCCAGCTCAGCGGAGGAGAGCAAGCGCGTAGCCCTCGTTGTCTCGATCGACGGGGCGATTGGCCCGGCGTCAGCCAGCTACGTGCGGGAGGCCTTGGCCAGCGCGAGCGAACGGCGCGCCGAGGTCGTGCTTCTGAGGATGAACACGCCCGGCGGGCTCAATTCCAGCATGCGCGAGATCATCGCGGATGTGCTCGCCTCGCCCGTCCCTGTCATTGGCTACGTCGCTCCCTCCGGCGCCCACGCGGCGAGTGCGGGGACCTATATCCTTTATGCGACCCACATCGCGGCGATGGCACCAGGCACCAACATCGGTGCGGCGACGCCGGTCCAGATTGGCGGGCCGCTTCCGGGCCTGCCGAGCGGCACACCCGACAAGGATGGCAAAGACAAGAAGCATGAGCCGAAGGACGCGATGACGGCGAAGGCCACGAACGATGCCGTCGCCTTCATCCGAAGCCTCGCCGAGCTGCGCAACCGCAATGTGGACTGGGCAGAGAAGGCGGTCCGCGAGGCTGCAACACTCTCTGCCAACGGCGCGCTGGAGGCACATGCCATTGATCTCGTCGCGCGCGATCAGGCTGAATTGCTGCGGCAGGTTGATGGCCGCGTGGTGGAGCTCGCAGGCGGCAGGACGCAACGCCTCGCAACCAAGGATGCTGTCGTCGAAGCGGTCGAGCCCGGACGGATATCCCGGTTCCTGGCGGTCATCACCGACCCCAACGTGGCGTTCATTCTGCTGATGGTCGGCATCTACGGCCTGATCTTCGAGTTCATGTCTCCCGGAGCCGTCGCCCCGGGAGTCGTCGGCGCGATCTGCCTGCTGATCGGCCTCTATGCGCTCAATTTGCTGCCGATCAACTATGCCGGCCTCGCCCTGATGCTGGTGGGACTCGTGCTTCTCACCGTCGAAGCCTTCAACCCGACCGTGGTGGTCGGCTTCGGCGGGATCATCGCCTTCGTGCTCGGAGCAATGATGCTGTTCAGGAGCGAGGCGCCTGGATACCAATTGTCGTGGTGGGTGATCGGTGTCACTGCGGTCGTGTTCAGCGGCTTTGCTCTGGTCGTGCTTGGTTCGCTGCGGCGCGTCCGCAAAGCTCCTGCGCTGGTCGGCGCGCAGGCCATGCGCGGCTTGCCCGCCGAGGTTCTCGACTGGAACGGGAACGAAGGCCATGTCTTCGCCCATGGTGAGCGCTGGCAGGCGCGCGGCGCCGAAACCTTCAAGCCCGGAGAGACGGTGGAGGTCGCCAATGTCGTCGACCTGACGCTGCTGATACGCCGCACACCCGCCCGGACAGGCGAGGGAGGTCCATCATGA
- a CDS encoding alpha/beta hydrolase has translation MSAHDHCFIKGAAPDHTPLLMLHGSSGTELDMVPLAGRLAPGSMAVALRGAVPWEAGFAFFRRFEDRSIDERDLLARADVLAGEVVRIGKNYRFPRPPVAIGFSNGAIMAAALLMLYPRCLSGAVLFRPLSPFAVAPDTRLSRVPALLVDGDNDERRLRGDGAGLAQRLAHMGADVAHHVLPTGHSITEDDIGPDARMVEAAARPGRKWIEPRRERVGNPAWAFPLRCTIGTLISMRSIEVS, from the coding sequence TTGTCGGCTCATGACCATTGTTTCATCAAGGGTGCCGCTCCGGATCACACCCCGTTGCTGATGCTTCACGGTTCGAGCGGCACGGAGCTGGACATGGTGCCGCTGGCTGGGCGGCTCGCCCCGGGCTCGATGGCCGTCGCGCTTCGAGGCGCCGTGCCCTGGGAGGCCGGCTTCGCTTTCTTTCGCCGGTTCGAGGATCGCTCGATCGATGAACGCGATCTACTTGCCCGAGCCGATGTGCTGGCCGGCGAGGTGGTCCGGATCGGGAAGAACTATCGCTTCCCGAGGCCGCCGGTCGCGATCGGCTTTTCGAACGGCGCCATCATGGCCGCTGCGCTGCTCATGCTCTATCCTCGCTGTCTCTCCGGTGCCGTTCTTTTCAGGCCGCTGTCGCCGTTCGCGGTCGCTCCAGACACGCGCCTCTCGCGCGTCCCGGCTCTCCTGGTCGATGGTGACAATGACGAGCGGCGGCTGCGCGGCGACGGGGCTGGTCTGGCACAACGGCTGGCGCACATGGGCGCCGACGTAGCGCATCACGTGCTGCCGACGGGGCATTCGATCACGGAAGACGACATTGGGCCTGACGCGCGAATGGTTGAAGCCGCTGCTAGGCCAGGCAGAAAGTGGATAGAGCCGCGCCGCGAGCGCGTCGGCAATCCTGCATGGGCATTCCCATTGCGTTGCACAATCGGAACGTTGATCTCCATGCGCAGCATTGAGGTTTCATGA